From the genome of Nasonia vitripennis strain AsymCx chromosome 1, Nvit_psr_1.1, whole genome shotgun sequence, one region includes:
- the LOC116418379 gene encoding uncharacterized protein LOC116418379 has product MKFYAVVALLLLVAMHNASADWKNDVKHTHWKSGSNLITTVIKSNLSKSMMNPGLASCVNSSNSQLTNLLRTFNQELDQAIASAANERDANQRCEIVSRQLSANVMRLSC; this is encoded by the exons ATGAAGTTCTACGCCGTCGTTGCTCTGCTTTTGCTTGTCGCAATGCAT aacgCCTCTGCAGACTGGAAGAACGACGTCAAACATACGCACTGGAAGAGTGGGTCCAATTTGATCACGACAGTGATAAAATCGAATCTG aGCAAATCAATGATGAATCCGGGCCTTGCGTCTTGCGTCAACTCGTCGAACTCTCAACTCACGAACTTGCTGCGAACTTTCAACCAGGAACTCGATCAGGCCATAGCATCGGCTGCCAACGAACGTGATGCTAACCAGCGTTGCGAAATTGTTAGTCGTCAGTTGTCCGCTAATGTTATGAGACTAAgttgttaa